CGCTCTCGTGCTCGCGGACACCAAGTTCATCACCGCCCACCGGTACTCGGAGTGGGGGATGCTCGGAGCCCCGGACATCGAGGAGGACATCGCGCTCTCCTCGGTCATCCAGGACGAGCTCGGCCACGCACGCAGCGCGTACCGAGCCGTGACGAAGATCGGTGCCGACGTCGAGGGTGGGGCCGACGACGTGGACGACCTGCTCTACGAGCGCGACGCCGATGAGTGGCGGTCGGCAACGGTGCTCGACGAAAAGCTGGCGAACTGGGCCGACATCGTCGGCTCGCTCGCGTTCCTCGACTTCGCGACGGTGCTCGTCTTCGAGAACGTCCGCGACGGCTCGTTCGACGCGCTCCAGGGCATGGCCGGGAAGGTGCTGCAGGAGGAGTCCCAGCACGTCCAGCACGGCCAGGCGTGGCTCGGCGTGTACGCGGACCCGGACCAGGACGAGTTCGAGCAGCGCGACATGCAGGCGGCCATCGACCGCTTCGTCCCCGGCGTCGCGAGCTGGCTCGGGACCGGGGGCTCGGAGCTCGTCGAGGCGGGCGTGTTCACGCGCACCAACGACGAGATGCGCGAGGAGTTCCTCTCGGAGGTCCAGACCCTCGTCGAGGCCAACGGCTACGAGATGCCAGACGTGCCCGACGACTGGGACGACTGGGACGCATCGACCCGCCGAAACGCACCCCCGGACCCGGACTCGTTCACGGAGACCGTGGACGAGGCAACCGGGCGGGAACACCGGTACCTCGCGG
The DNA window shown above is from Haloarchaeobius litoreus and carries:
- a CDS encoding 1,2-phenylacetyl-CoA epoxidase subunit PaaC → MSAELTSEGRRAAYDLALVLADTKFITAHRYSEWGMLGAPDIEEDIALSSVIQDELGHARSAYRAVTKIGADVEGGADDVDDLLYERDADEWRSATVLDEKLANWADIVGSLAFLDFATVLVFENVRDGSFDALQGMAGKVLQEESQHVQHGQAWLGVYADPDQDEFEQRDMQAAIDRFVPGVASWLGTGGSELVEAGVFTRTNDEMREEFLSEVQTLVEANGYEMPDVPDDWDDWDASTRRNAPPDPDSFTETVDEATGREHRYLAG